Genomic segment of Bacteroidota bacterium:
CACCAACACCGCCAGCATCATCTTCTCGAACAACGGCGCCAGCCAGACTGCCAACCTGAGCCGTACCAATGAAGGATGGTACAAGAGCGGTACCTGGTATTCGAGTCAACCGGCTGGTAAAGATGAACTTTCCACTGGTTCTGAAACACCAGAAACCATCATGCTGACCCAAAACTATCCGAATCCGTTCAACCCATCTACCTCGATCCGGTTCTACATGCCGGCAACAGGCGATGTAAAACTGACGGTTTATGACGTGCTGGGCCACGAAGTGAGAACGCTGACAAACGGAACGCTTTCCGATGGATGGCACACCTTCACCTTTGATGCCACCGGACTGACCTCTGGTGTGTATTTCTACAGGTTGGAAAGTGAAAACTTCCAATCCATCAAGAAAATGACCCTCATGAAGTAATCTTCTTCCTGACTGCCGGCAAGTCCGGCAGTCAGGTTTTTTTTCTCTTTTGATGGAACCGCTTTCGGTTCCTGCCTCTCGTCCGATCGCAATCTCAAACAAATCTGTGGAAGGATTTACCCTATGTCTCGTTGGCTACACCCCTTACGGATGGCCATGGTTGTGTGCATACTTGCCATATCCTCGCTGTCTGCCGTTGCTCAAACCGTCGATTTCCGCAAGGAAACGATCTACTTTCTTATCACGACCCGCTTTTTCGATGGAGATGCCTCGAACAACCGCCCGAATGAGTGGTGCT
This window contains:
- a CDS encoding T9SS type A sorting domain-containing protein, with the translated sequence TNTASIIFSNNGASQTANLSRTNEGWYKSGTWYSSQPAGKDELSTGSETPETIMLTQNYPNPFNPSTSIRFYMPATGDVKLTVYDVLGHEVRTLTNGTLSDGWHTFTFDATGLTSGVYFYRLESENFQSIKKMTLMK